In the genome of Pseudomonas lalucatii, the window GGCGACATCCTTAGCTGGCGCCTGGGCAAGCAGCAGGTGATCTGGGGGCGTACCGACCTGTTCCGGGTACTCGACGTGATCAACCCGGTCGATTATTCGCGCAATAACATCTATGACGAACTGGAAGACATCCGCATCCCGATGTGGATAGCCAAGGCCGACTGGCGCATGGGCGCCGGCGAGCTGTTCGACGATCTCAACCTGTCGTTCGTGTGGAACGTCGACAAGTTTCGCCCGCACAACCTCGGTCAATGCGGCGGCCCCAACTCGATCCTCGATGCAGCCTGCTTCTTCCGCGGCATGAACAACCTGTGGGAAAACGGCGGCACCGTTTCCAACTTCGCCTTCGGCGACACCGCCACCGACTTCGGCCCCGGCCAGATCGGTATCCGCAAGGCGCACATGCCGTCCTGGAGCCTGTCCAACAGCCAGTTCGGGATCAAGCTGGAAGGCGTCTATGGCGACTTCGGCTTCAGCCTCAACGCCCTGACCTACCGCTCCCAGCTACCTTCGCTGCGCGGCGGCGTGCCGGGGCAGAACGGTTTCACCGGCGAGGTCGCCCCCTGGCCGAGCCTGATCGCCTTCGATATCCACTTCCCGCGGGTCAACCTGCTCGGTGGCTCGATGGACTACTACTCGCAGGCGATCGACACGGTGTTCCGCGTCGAGGTAGCGCATACCGAAGGTGAGGAGTTCGCCAACACCCTGCAGTCGCGGCTGTTCTCCGAGTCCAACGTGACCCGCTACGTGATCGGCGCGGACAAGAACATCTTCATTCCTCTACTCAACCCGGGCCGTGCCTTCTTGTTCTCCGGCCAGCTGTTCGGCCAGCACATCCACGAACATCAGGAGGAGAAACGCGCATTGGGCAAGGTCGGCATGCCGGACTGGCAGCAGAACTGGATCGCCACCCTGCTGGTCAAGGGCTGGTGGATGAACGATCGCCTCAGTCCGCAGCTGCTCGCCGCGCATGACTTCAAGGCCCAGGCCACGGCCATCGCACCGAGTGTCGAGTACCTGTTCAGCGACAACCTGAAGATCACCGCCGGCGCCAACATCAAGGTCGGGCGCGGCGCCCGCGAGTACGACGACTGCCGTAGCTGCAACCCCTGGGACCCCTTCACCGCCGCCGGCCCCGACCACCCCGCGGGCATGAGCCTCGGCCTGTCCGGCTATGAACCCCTAGGTCGCTTCCGCGCCGGCCCTATAGGTATGGCGCAAAAGGAAGACGAACTGCAACTAACCCTGCGCTACAGCTTCTGATCACCACGAGGAAGACCCATGAACAAGCCTTTCCGTTTCGCCGCCCTCGCCCTGGCCATGAGTGCAGGTGTCGCCCAGGCCGACCCGGCCATGATTGATCGTTCCTTCTATCCCTACCAGGCCGAGAAACCAGCCTTTGCCGGACTCGGTGCCGGCCTGACCATTAACAAGGCCAACGTCGCCCAGTTCAAGGACATCATCGATCCGGCCTTCTACGGCTTTATCGAGAATGGCTGGCTGGACATGCAGGTCGGCGAGACCACCTCCTTCGACCTGCACCCCAGCTATGTCGAGGCCACCCGTCAAGGCCATGACAAGGTCAAGCTAGGCGCAAAACCTGGCGAGATCGACGGCTGGGTCGCCGGTCGGCCCTTCCCCCAGGAGCCGGATGCCAATGATCCGCGCGCCGGCGAAAAACTGGCCTGGAACTACAAGTACGGCTACAACTGGGGCGACAGCGCCGCCATCTCGCCGTTCTACTGGAAGTACCGCGACATGAACTCGGCCAAGGTCGAACGCACCATCAAGTTCGACTTTCACTTCCTCAACTTCACCGGCCGGGTCAACCAGCAGCCGCTGCCGGCAATCACCCCTAACCCCTCGCAGCTGTTTCGCGGCATCTACGTCAAGGTGCTCGAGCCCTATGACGTGCGTAACACCCAGTTGCTGATCCACCGCGCCGAGGACGACCTCAAGCGCGACAACTCCTGGCTCTACCTGGGCTTCCAGCGCCGCGTGCGGCGCCTGGCCACCGGCCAGGTGACCGACGCCTTCCTCGGCTCAGACCTGATGATCGAGGACTTCGAAGGCTACAACGGACGTATCTCCGACATGAACTGGAGCTACAAGGGCACCCGGTTCATGCTGATGCCCTTCTACAACCACAACGATCTGGCGCTAGACAGCGAAACCCACCAGGACAGCGACGGATACCGGGTGGTCGCCTTCGGAGGCAAGGGCGGATGTTTCCCGGAGATCACCTGGCAGCTGCGCAAGGTCTACGAGGTCGAAGCCGCGCCGGTGGACGCCAGCCACCCGCTGACCAAGCGCGTGCACTACATCGACGCCCAGACCTTCACCGTTCCGCGCACCATCTCCTATGACCGCAAGGGCTCGCTGTGGAAGACCTTCACCATCGGTCAGGCTCACCCAGACCATCACTTGGCGAAGAACAAGGGCAGCGGCGTGTCGATCGACGACAGCTTCAGCATGATCGACGTGCAGGCAATGCACTGCACCACCGGCCAGTTCAAGGGTCAGGTCGATCCGGAAATGAGCAAGCCGGAAATGTTCAGCGTGCAGCACATGCGCGCTACCGGTAACTGAAGTCCCTCCGCTACGGCCAGCCCTCGGGCTGGTCTTTTGCTCAATCATCCTTTCAACGTCTGCTCCTCTCGATGGCCTTTCGTCGATGGCGGCAGACCGTATGCAGCCGCCCCCATAAGGAAGTGCATCGATGACGCGCGCCACGCCTTCCATCGCAGCGGATCAGCTCCTGCTGCTGACCGACAGCCAGGCCAACATCCTCTATGCCAGCCCGGCCTTGTGCCGTCAGGCTGGTTTCAGCGAAAGCGCCCTGATCGGCCGCCCCGCCTCCTGCCTGCGTCACCCGGACATGCCACTGGGACCGATCAAGGATCTCTGGGCAACCCTCGGCCGCGGCCAGTCCTGGATGGGCATGCTGAAAAACCGCCGGGCCGATGGACAGCCGTTCTGGGTCGACGCCTTCATCAGCCCGGTCCTGGAAGACGGCAAGATACGCGAATACCAGGCCATCTATCGCCAAGCCCAAGACCAGGCGATCCAGCGCGCCGCCGCCATCTACCGGACACGCAGCCAGGGCAGACAGCCGTCGGCATTGCGCTGGCAATGGCTGACCCGCAACCGCGCCCAGACTCTGCTGGCATTAGTGGCCTTCAGCCCGCTCGGCCTGCTCGCGCTGAGCCAGAGCCCGCAGCTTGGCGGCGCCGTACTGTTCGCGTGCGTCAGTCTCTGCTGGCTGCTATTGAGCCTGCATGCCAAGCCCTTTGCCGTGCTGGTGGCGCACAGTCGGCACATCGTTGAGCACCCGATCAAACAGCTGATCTACACCGGACGGATCGACGAAATCGGCCAGTTGCAGCTGAGCAACCGTCTACAGGAGGCGCGTTTGGCGTCCATGGTGGCGCGCATCGGCGATAGCAGCCGCCGGGTCAGCGCCCATTCCGACCACACCAGGCAACTGCTCAGCACCAGCAATCAGGCGGCCGAGCAGCAGCAACAGGCCCTGGATGGCATCAGCGCCGCGGTTGAACAACTCAGCGCGACCATTCAGGAGGTGGCGGGCAACACGCGCAATGCCGCCGAACAGACCCACCAGGCGCAAGCCTTGAGCAACGACGGCCAGCGCCAGGTGGGCAATGCGCACCAGAGCATGGCCGCCCTGGCCGCCACCCTCGAGCAATCGGCCGCGGCGGTCACCGCCCTGAGCCGGCACAGCCAGACCATTGGCGGCATTCTCGAAGTGATCCGCAGCATCGCCGAACAGACCAACCTGCTGGCCCTGAATGCGGCCATCGAAGCGGCGCGGGCCGGTGAGAATGGCCGCGGCTTTGCCGTGGTGGCCGACGAGGTGCGTTCCCTGGCCCAGCGCACCCAGGCTTCCACCGACGAGATCCAGGGCATGATCGCAGCCCTGCGCCAAGGTACGGCGCAGGTGGTCGGGGCCATGCAGCAGGGCCTGCAACAATCGCGGGCCAGCGTCGAACAGGTCGACGCCACCGCCCAGGCCCTGGCGCACATCACCCTGCGCATCGGTGAGATCGCCGACAGCAGCAGCCAGATCGCCGCCGCCGGCCACCAGCAGAGCCAAGCCGCCGAGGAGATCAACCAGAAGATCCACGCCCTGCAAGGACTGGCCAGCCACAGCCTGCAACTGCAGCGCGACACCCTCGAGATCGCCGACCAGGTCAGCAGCCAAGCCAGCCGACAGCGTGCACTGATCGAGCATATGTATGGGCACTGATACGTCGCACACGTATCTGCCTGCAGCACTTCGGCGTGGGAGCGCGGAGCGGGCCGCACAGGTGGTGGCGCAGGCAGGATTATAAAATGGCTATGTACCTGGTAACTGTTGAGCCACCGCAACGCCTTGATTTACCGAGTTTCTGATTTTTCTCTGGCGTCAGTCGTGAGGCTGGTTTGCGAGTCACGCGGAGAAAAGGATAAGGGCAGCGTACGAGCCTGCGGAATATCTAGAGTCGCGTCGCGGGAGGCTGCAGGACTGCGCGGATTGTCTAGACCTGTGGGGGAGTCCGGATCAACTGGATGCGGCAGCGGCTTGCGTACATGCAGTCACTATTGCACAGGGGTCAGTAGGGACAATCTTCACCATGACGCAGGTAGGTCAGGGTATGGGTTTCGCCCTTCGAGTCCTTGTAGATCATGCTGGTTTCCACGACCTGGCAGCCCTGCGGAACGCTTGTCGACAGCACCTCGGCGACATCCAGCGGCATACCGTAGTGGTAGGTCTGTGGCTCATCGGCCATCACCAATGGCGATAGCAACACCCAACTCAACAGCCAAGCCTTGTTCTTCATTTTGCACCTCTAGCCAATGGTTCATGCAGCGATCATAGGCAGGCGTCCGGCTTGGATAAACTGCAACATTGGCAAGGTACTGTTGTATTCAATGTAACAATACCCACGCGGGCATTGGCCGAGCGCGGCCAGGTGATGCCTCAGGGAGTGATTTCAGGCCCAGTAGGACGGGGTTTCCAGGATGGTCTGGTAACCGCTGAAGGCCTTGGGGATTTCCTCCTTGAGAAACTCGACCCAGGTCCTGACCTTGGCATCGAGGAATCGACGCGAAGGGTATAGGGCATATATACCTCGCTCATGCAGGCGGTGCTGGGGCAGTACGCGTACCAGCTTGCCCTGCTGGAACGCCTTGGCTGCAATCAGGTCAGGCAGCAGGCACACGCCCATACCGGCACCTGCGGCCTGGGCCATGGCCTCCGCCACGTTGACCTGAAAGGTCTCGCTCGGGCGTACCTGACGCTCGATGCCCTTGTCGCTGAAGGTCCAGCTGTCGCCAAATACCGGATCGACCAGGCGCAGGCAACGGTGCCCGCTGAGGTCGTTGAGGTGCTGCGGTATTCCATGCTGCTCGAGGTAGGCCGGGGCGGCGCAGACCACGCTGTAGGTGCTGCCCAAGTGCTGGCCGACCAGCTCGGAGTCGGGTAGCACGCGAGCCAGGGTGATCACCACATCGTGCCCTTCTTCGAGCAGGTCGGGGTGGCGCTGGGAAAGGCTGAGGTCCAAATTGACCTCGGGATAAAGTTCGCTAAACCGGGACGCCAGGGGCGCCAGCAGTTGGGTACCTAGACCGGTGATCGAGTGCACACGCAAGCACCCCTTGGGCTTGAGGCGGGCGCCGCTGGCTTCGGCGCTGGCAGCGTCCAGTTCGTGCAGCAGCTGCCGGCAACGCTCCACGTAACGACTGCCGACCCCGGTTAGACTCAATCGTCGCGTGGTGCGCTGTAACAAACGTGCCTGTAGATGATTTTCCAGTTCCGAGACCAGCCGTGAGACCTGCGCAGTGGACAGATCCAATGCCTGAGCGGCAGCGGTGAAACTGCCGGCATCGACCACGCGTGTGAACACCCGCATCGCCTGAAACATATCCATTTCATTATTACTCTTTAAGTAACTGTTATTTGCGCAACCAGCATATTCTTACATCCATTTCAAACAAATATACTCTACCGACGCTGAGGCGGCAGCCTCGCTCTGCACGCACCACCCAGTACACTTCCGCTCCGTGGACGCTCGAGGTTTTCATGACAGCCGATCAACGATTTGCCCGCTGGGTTAAAATCGCTAGCGCGGCCTTGGCCTGTTTTTTCATCTATTACCTCACGGCCGACCTGAGCATGCCGTTGACACCCCAGGCGCAACTGCTAAGGCCGGTATTGAAGATTGCGCCGCGGGTTGCCGGTCAAGTCCACGCGCTGGCAGTCAGCAACAACCAGCGGGTGCAGGTCGGTCGGCTGCTGTTTCGCCTTGACCCGCAACCGTTCGAGCTGGCCGTGCAGCAGGCCGAACTGGCGGTCGAGCAGGCCAGTCAAGACAACGCCGAACTGGATGCTCAACTCGGCGCGGCGCAGGCCAGTGTCAGGGCGGCACGCGCCAGGGCACGGGAGTCCAACGCGCACGCCGAGCGCCTGCGCGCGCTGCTCGGCAGGCAGTACGTGTCGCGCCAGGCCTATGACGCCGCCGACGCCGAGCGCCTGATGGCCCAGGCACAGCTGGCTGAGGCACAGGCCACAGTGCATGAACTCCAGGCGCGGCGCGGCGCTCCGGCGAGTGACAACCTGCGCCTGCGCCAGGCGCGCAATGCCTTGCAGCAGGCCCGTCTGCGCCTCGCCTACAGCGAAGTACGCAGCGCGCGCGGGCGTCGTCAGCAACCTGCAGCTCAGTCCGGGCGCCTACCTGGCGGCCGGCGCGCCGGTGGCGGCGTTGGTGACGGACGAGGTGGACATCATTGCCGACTTCCGAGAAAAGGCCCTGCGTTTCGTCGAGGTCGGCACCCTGGCCGAGGTGGTGTTCGATGGCCGCCCTGGCGAACTGTTCAGCGCCCGGGTCAGCCACTTCGATGCCGGGGTGAGTGAAGGGCAGATCGAAGCCAACGGCGAACTGGCGGCACCGGTGCAATCGGAGCGCTGGGTGCGTGATGCGCAACGCCAGCGGGTCCATCTGGCGCTGGATCGGCCGCTGCCAGCCATGTTGCCGACGGGTGCCAAGGCGACCGTGCAGCTGCGGCCGTTCGACAATCTACCCGTGCGCCTGTTGGCCATGGCACAGATTCGCCTACTGAGCCTGCTGCACTATGTCTACTGAGGGCGCCACCGGGCCGGCCAATGTGCCGGCCAGCGCTGCGCACAAGCGCCGGTTGAACGAAAACGACCTGCGCCAGTGCCTGCGTATCGCCAGTGGTGGCACGCTGGCCTTCTTCCTGTGCAAGCTGTTCGACCAGGAATACGGCGCCTTCTTCTGCGTCTATCCGATGCTGCTACTGGGCCTGGTGCCGAACCTGAATGCCAGCCTGGTGCGCCAGTTCCTGGCCCAGGGCCTGGTGGTGAGCCTGGAAGTGGCCCTGCTCTACGGCCTGTTCGGCGGCCGGCCGAGCCTGATGATCCCTATCGTGTTTCTGCTGTTTCTCTACCGTTTCGCACTGATGGTGCAGGGCGAAGTGTTCCTGTTTGGCGCGCTGGGCTCGGTGTTCCTGTCGACCCTGCTGAACTTCGCCAGCTACCCCCATACCGACGTGATCGAACTGCTCGGCTACAACAGCTGGGCGATTGTCCAGTCCGCGGCGATCGCCGCGCTGATGTTCTACCTGTTTCCGGATGTCCAGCCGCGCC includes:
- a CDS encoding methyl-accepting chemotaxis protein — its product is MTRATPSIAADQLLLLTDSQANILYASPALCRQAGFSESALIGRPASCLRHPDMPLGPIKDLWATLGRGQSWMGMLKNRRADGQPFWVDAFISPVLEDGKIREYQAIYRQAQDQAIQRAAAIYRTRSQGRQPSALRWQWLTRNRAQTLLALVAFSPLGLLALSQSPQLGGAVLFACVSLCWLLLSLHAKPFAVLVAHSRHIVEHPIKQLIYTGRIDEIGQLQLSNRLQEARLASMVARIGDSSRRVSAHSDHTRQLLSTSNQAAEQQQQALDGISAAVEQLSATIQEVAGNTRNAAEQTHQAQALSNDGQRQVGNAHQSMAALAATLEQSAAAVTALSRHSQTIGGILEVIRSIAEQTNLLALNAAIEAARAGENGRGFAVVADEVRSLAQRTQASTDEIQGMIAALRQGTAQVVGAMQQGLQQSRASVEQVDATAQALAHITLRIGEIADSSSQIAAAGHQQSQAAEEINQKIHALQGLASHSLQLQRDTLEIADQVSSQASRQRALIEHMYGH
- a CDS encoding DUF2790 domain-containing protein — protein: MKNKAWLLSWVLLSPLVMADEPQTYHYGMPLDVAEVLSTSVPQGCQVVETSMIYKDSKGETHTLTYLRHGEDCPY
- a CDS encoding DUF1329 domain-containing protein — protein: MNKPFRFAALALAMSAGVAQADPAMIDRSFYPYQAEKPAFAGLGAGLTINKANVAQFKDIIDPAFYGFIENGWLDMQVGETTSFDLHPSYVEATRQGHDKVKLGAKPGEIDGWVAGRPFPQEPDANDPRAGEKLAWNYKYGYNWGDSAAISPFYWKYRDMNSAKVERTIKFDFHFLNFTGRVNQQPLPAITPNPSQLFRGIYVKVLEPYDVRNTQLLIHRAEDDLKRDNSWLYLGFQRRVRRLATGQVTDAFLGSDLMIEDFEGYNGRISDMNWSYKGTRFMLMPFYNHNDLALDSETHQDSDGYRVVAFGGKGGCFPEITWQLRKVYEVEAAPVDASHPLTKRVHYIDAQTFTVPRTISYDRKGSLWKTFTIGQAHPDHHLAKNKGSGVSIDDSFSMIDVQAMHCTTGQFKGQVDPEMSKPEMFSVQHMRATGN
- a CDS encoding LysR family transcriptional regulator; its protein translation is MDMFQAMRVFTRVVDAGSFTAAAQALDLSTAQVSRLVSELENHLQARLLQRTTRRLSLTGVGSRYVERCRQLLHELDAASAEASGARLKPKGCLRVHSITGLGTQLLAPLASRFSELYPEVNLDLSLSQRHPDLLEEGHDVVITLARVLPDSELVGQHLGSTYSVVCAAPAYLEQHGIPQHLNDLSGHRCLRLVDPVFGDSWTFSDKGIERQVRPSETFQVNVAEAMAQAAGAGMGVCLLPDLIAAKAFQQGKLVRVLPQHRLHERGIYALYPSRRFLDAKVRTWVEFLKEEIPKAFSGYQTILETPSYWA
- a CDS encoding DUF1302 family protein, whose protein sequence is MQRRIRKSLRHWTLATLAGAGCGLTPLASAMAEEEMQVTGYVENATFARDSVGLSKFRNTLQVNADRKFGDLGQLNFKNTAFHATFRGTYDGVYDLNSSEYGSGAGGAIQLEDTGSINPAGSVPHGGGLKLPHTFSVANNPNEGMIVLGENLHKTRGGVAFGVPVRPCDKDSRGCIDDYLDASSNDLRFPEFNERLDFIRELYVDFDNELPNGDILSWRLGKQQVIWGRTDLFRVLDVINPVDYSRNNIYDELEDIRIPMWIAKADWRMGAGELFDDLNLSFVWNVDKFRPHNLGQCGGPNSILDAACFFRGMNNLWENGGTVSNFAFGDTATDFGPGQIGIRKAHMPSWSLSNSQFGIKLEGVYGDFGFSLNALTYRSQLPSLRGGVPGQNGFTGEVAPWPSLIAFDIHFPRVNLLGGSMDYYSQAIDTVFRVEVAHTEGEEFANTLQSRLFSESNVTRYVIGADKNIFIPLLNPGRAFLFSGQLFGQHIHEHQEEKRALGKVGMPDWQQNWIATLLVKGWWMNDRLSPQLLAAHDFKAQATAIAPSVEYLFSDNLKITAGANIKVGRGAREYDDCRSCNPWDPFTAAGPDHPAGMSLGLSGYEPLGRFRAGPIGMAQKEDELQLTLRYSF